A window of Exiguobacterium sp. FSL W8-0210 contains these coding sequences:
- a CDS encoding M3 family oligoendopeptidase, which yields MLPFSEITYVRFDLALLETSMNQAIARLTEATQVDEANAAITEINTLRNQFETASQLVEIRHTIDTRDTFYETEQGFFDEASAIYQGYVSSYYQALTTHPLRSELEQTQGKQLFLIAEASLKTFSEEIIPKLQEENRLSSEYTKLMSSAQIEFDGKTLNLSQFGPYLQSPDRDVRKAASEARYGYLNEHGEAIDTIYDKLVRIRTDIAKTLGFPSFVELGYARMLRVDYNQSMVEQYREQIRETIVPLATQLKERQQRRIGVDQLYYYDEGFAFKSGNATPKGEESFIIEGGKKMYAEMSPETNEFFNYMLDREALDLTAKPGKAGGGYCTYIADEKLPFIFSNFNGTAGDIDVLTHEVGHAFQVYESRHLTAPESAFPTYEACEIHSMSMEFFAYPWMEEFFGEETAKYKFNHLAGSVTFLPYGVAIDEFQHVIYNQPELTPAERREAWRTIEKKYLPHRDYEANDYLDSGAWWHQQGHVFGSPFYYIDYTLAQVCAFQFYAWMEQDREAAWKSYLDLCRAGGSESFLTLVERAGLKSPFAPGTVEAAVAPVKAYLEQADDLVLDRV from the coding sequence ATGTTACCATTTTCAGAAATTACATATGTCCGTTTTGACCTTGCCTTGCTTGAAACATCAATGAATCAAGCGATCGCTCGACTGACGGAAGCCACACAGGTAGATGAAGCAAACGCAGCCATCACTGAGATTAATACCCTCAGAAATCAATTTGAAACGGCAAGCCAGCTCGTCGAGATCCGTCATACGATTGATACACGTGATACGTTTTACGAAACGGAGCAAGGATTCTTTGATGAAGCGAGTGCAATCTATCAAGGATATGTCTCAAGCTATTATCAAGCGTTGACGACGCACCCACTCCGTAGTGAACTCGAACAGACGCAAGGCAAACAGTTATTCCTAATTGCTGAAGCGAGCCTGAAGACGTTCTCGGAAGAAATCATTCCGAAACTCCAAGAAGAGAACCGTCTCTCGAGTGAATATACAAAACTGATGTCTTCTGCTCAAATCGAGTTCGATGGCAAGACGCTCAACTTATCGCAGTTCGGTCCATATCTTCAATCCCCTGATCGTGATGTCCGTAAAGCAGCTTCTGAAGCACGCTATGGCTATTTAAACGAGCATGGTGAAGCAATCGATACGATTTACGACAAACTCGTCCGGATCCGGACAGATATCGCAAAGACACTCGGTTTCCCATCGTTCGTCGAGCTCGGATACGCACGGATGCTCCGCGTCGATTATAACCAATCAATGGTCGAACAATACCGCGAACAAATCCGCGAGACGATCGTTCCACTCGCGACACAACTCAAAGAGCGCCAGCAACGACGGATCGGCGTCGATCAGTTGTATTACTACGATGAAGGATTTGCCTTCAAGTCTGGGAATGCGACACCGAAAGGCGAAGAGTCGTTCATCATCGAAGGCGGCAAAAAGATGTATGCGGAGATGTCACCGGAGACGAACGAGTTCTTCAACTACATGCTCGACCGGGAAGCACTCGATTTAACGGCGAAGCCTGGGAAAGCCGGCGGTGGGTATTGTACCTACATCGCAGACGAAAAACTCCCGTTCATCTTCTCGAACTTCAATGGAACGGCAGGCGACATCGATGTCCTGACTCACGAAGTCGGGCACGCCTTCCAAGTCTATGAGAGCCGTCACCTGACAGCTCCAGAGAGTGCTTTCCCAACGTATGAAGCGTGTGAGATCCACTCGATGTCGATGGAATTCTTCGCTTATCCGTGGATGGAAGAGTTCTTCGGTGAAGAGACAGCGAAATACAAATTCAATCACCTCGCAGGAAGCGTCACATTCCTTCCGTACGGCGTTGCGATTGACGAGTTCCAACACGTCATCTACAACCAACCGGAATTGACACCAGCTGAGCGTCGCGAAGCATGGCGGACGATCGAGAAGAAATACCTACCGCATCGTGATTACGAAGCGAACGATTATCTCGATTCAGGTGCATGGTGGCATCAACAAGGACACGTCTTCGGTAGTCCGTTCTACTATATCGATTACACACTTGCTCAAGTCTGTGCCTTCCAGTTCTATGCATGGATGGAACAAGACCGGGAAGCGGCTTGGAAGTCGTATCTCGATCTCTGTCGTGCCGGCGGATCGGAAAGCTTCCTCACGCTCGTCGAACGTGCTGGATTGAAGTCTCCGTTCGCACCAGGTACGGTCGAGGCAGCGGTCGCACCGGTCAAAGCGTATCTCGAACAAGCGGACGACCTCGTGCTCGATCGCGTTTAA
- a CDS encoding putative bifunctional diguanylate cyclase/phosphodiesterase, which yields MLRRLSPVFIEEAFRRRSYYKTFSWMIAVIGLLAIIVALHQLNKTLEEGKRFEEAAKAIDIVIPANHATQDLTSYYLASLEKQVEEPQVTKQAETSLSHLYEQLKEEQATGPARKELLEELTKLERQGYESNHRFFTASTNFKSEVIFNQLVLSKETGSYYDVFSHLIMMEEQLGKSAQILREARRDNEISSIDRLRIQQMRIDLPIRQQSLMNALYEVVSLQDDTGRQEIANMRSQMRNYTETLDELLSTSNDQNYAKLANQSKQYETSMYQIYDQKLKQVQQEMQHRGSQIIQNAWLLFATIILVIAALLILNWLLLRAFRKDISLLQNEANTFAEDRRQSGYHVHERNDFKPVVQAFRTMTAIIAGLLDHSDANTKEIKQKKAEIESLFSQNTDPILALSSDYTILNGNDRFRQLTHATSGWTIEELVHPADLNRMRRALQQAIEGNSQTIRCKMLFDEDILNMFVNIIRVPNKEDETGVALYLSCHDETDQFRREERITQLALFDMLTGLLNRNGFEQKMQDALRAPQTGELVTISIRQFRRINDIYGHGAGDQILKDLANRLKHHFIGTGQAARIGGDEFAVLVAQQDIVDYEKLKQVIEHVYEINGEFVNVSISMSMVRYPDDAVAVTSLLSSVDIAMQHAKQQTEGGPVWFEPWMSAEYLESVVLEGELRDAIEKNELQLFYQPQINLATRQVDGCEALLRWFHPERGMISPAVFIPIAERSMLIEEIGMWVVAETVRQVEAWKETELGSLRVSANLSVKELVSGRIVDYLTGVREIHPGIEDRMELEITESFGVFSDGRVFEALQTLHQMGYRLAIDDFGTGYSSLSYLSRLPIQRLKIDRSFISGPDACSNAPLIETIIKLAHTLKYDVVAEGIEELEQANHLQQLDCEYAQGFYYSRPIPADEFRVWYGNYHETLLSE from the coding sequence GTGTTGCGACGTTTATCACCAGTCTTCATCGAAGAAGCTTTTCGAAGACGATCCTACTATAAAACGTTCTCGTGGATGATTGCAGTCATCGGTCTACTTGCGATTATCGTTGCGTTACACCAATTGAACAAAACACTCGAAGAAGGAAAACGCTTCGAAGAGGCGGCAAAAGCGATTGACATCGTGATCCCAGCAAATCATGCGACTCAAGATTTAACGTCTTATTATCTTGCTTCCTTAGAGAAACAGGTTGAGGAACCACAAGTAACAAAACAAGCAGAAACCTCTCTCTCCCACTTATATGAACAGCTGAAGGAAGAGCAAGCGACTGGCCCAGCACGTAAAGAGTTGTTGGAAGAACTCACGAAATTAGAGCGTCAAGGATACGAGTCCAATCATCGCTTTTTCACAGCCTCTACGAATTTTAAAAGTGAAGTGATTTTTAATCAACTCGTCTTAAGTAAAGAGACTGGTTCATATTACGATGTGTTCTCGCATCTTATCATGATGGAAGAGCAACTTGGGAAATCGGCACAGATTCTACGAGAAGCACGTCGGGACAACGAAATTAGTTCGATTGATCGATTACGCATCCAACAAATGCGGATCGACTTGCCCATTCGACAACAATCGCTCATGAATGCCTTGTATGAGGTAGTTTCGTTACAAGACGATACAGGGCGCCAAGAGATTGCAAACATGAGAAGTCAAATGCGAAATTACACAGAAACGCTAGATGAACTGTTGAGTACATCAAACGATCAAAACTATGCGAAACTAGCTAATCAGTCTAAACAATATGAAACAAGCATGTACCAGATATATGATCAAAAGTTAAAACAGGTACAACAAGAAATGCAGCACCGAGGATCGCAAATCATTCAAAATGCTTGGTTGTTATTTGCAACAATCATTCTTGTCATTGCGGCATTATTAATATTGAATTGGTTATTATTACGTGCTTTTCGAAAAGATATTTCCTTACTACAAAACGAAGCGAATACGTTTGCTGAGGATCGACGGCAATCTGGGTATCATGTACACGAAAGAAATGACTTCAAGCCGGTCGTTCAAGCTTTCAGGACGATGACAGCAATCATAGCTGGATTACTCGATCATAGTGATGCGAATACAAAAGAGATTAAGCAGAAGAAAGCCGAAATCGAATCTCTCTTTTCTCAAAATACAGATCCAATTCTTGCTTTATCGTCGGACTATACGATTTTAAATGGAAACGATCGTTTTCGACAGTTAACGCATGCCACTTCGGGTTGGACGATTGAAGAATTGGTGCATCCAGCTGATTTGAATCGAATGCGACGAGCACTTCAACAAGCCATCGAAGGGAACAGTCAGACGATTCGCTGTAAAATGTTATTTGACGAAGATATTTTAAATATGTTCGTCAACATCATTCGCGTTCCGAACAAAGAGGATGAAACAGGTGTTGCCTTATATCTCTCTTGTCATGATGAGACAGATCAGTTTCGGCGAGAAGAACGCATTACACAACTTGCGCTTTTTGATATGTTGACGGGGTTACTGAATCGAAATGGATTTGAACAAAAGATGCAGGATGCACTGAGAGCACCACAAACAGGCGAGCTCGTCACTATCAGCATTCGTCAATTCCGCCGAATCAATGATATTTACGGTCATGGGGCAGGAGATCAGATTTTAAAGGATCTCGCGAATCGACTGAAGCATCATTTCATCGGAACCGGGCAAGCAGCACGTATTGGTGGAGATGAATTCGCTGTATTAGTCGCGCAACAGGATATCGTTGATTACGAGAAATTAAAGCAAGTCATCGAACATGTTTATGAAATTAACGGAGAATTCGTGAACGTCAGCATCAGTATGAGTATGGTCCGCTATCCGGACGATGCAGTAGCTGTCACTTCGTTATTATCCTCTGTCGATATCGCGATGCAGCATGCGAAACAACAGACAGAAGGTGGACCGGTCTGGTTCGAACCTTGGATGAGCGCGGAATATCTGGAATCGGTCGTATTGGAAGGGGAGTTACGGGATGCGATTGAAAAGAACGAGTTACAATTGTTCTACCAACCGCAAATCAACCTTGCGACACGGCAGGTGGATGGTTGTGAGGCGCTCTTGCGCTGGTTCCATCCAGAACGTGGCATGATCAGTCCGGCAGTCTTCATTCCGATTGCCGAGCGATCGATGCTCATCGAAGAGATTGGGATGTGGGTCGTCGCTGAAACGGTTCGCCAAGTAGAGGCGTGGAAAGAAACGGAGCTCGGATCGCTTCGCGTCTCAGCAAACTTATCCGTAAAAGAGCTCGTCTCTGGTCGGATTGTGGATTACCTGACGGGCGTCCGAGAAATTCATCCTGGAATTGAAGACCGGATGGAACTCGAAATCACGGAATCTTTCGGTGTCTTTTCGGACGGACGTGTCTTTGAGGCGCTTCAGACGTTACACCAAATGGGTTATCGTCTGGCAATCGATGACTTTGGTACTGGTTATTCGTCTTTATCCTACTTGAGTCGATTGCCTATTCAGCGACTGAAAATCGATCGCTCATTCATCAGTGGTCCGGATGCCTGTTCGAACGCACCGCTCATCGAGACGATCATTAAACTGGCGCATACATTGAAATATGATGTTGTCGCCGAAGGCATCGAGGAACTGGAGCAGGCGAATCATCTGCAACAGCTGGATTGCGAGTATGCACAAGGTTTTTATTATTCAAGACCAATCCCGGCAGACGAGTTCCGCGTCTGGTACGGAAATTATCATGAAACGCTTTTATCTGAATGA
- a CDS encoding CBS domain-containing protein produces the protein MNIAFFLLPKDEVKYLDPESTVRQALEKMKHHRFTSVPLVDNKGKYAGTLTEGDVLWALEANLEHADYDHVLQTRLTDIKQRVRYKPVSITAQMEEMIEVITDQNFVPVIDDGKHFIGIIRRRDIIDYFAKKVARENVSY, from the coding sequence ATGAACATTGCTTTTTTCTTACTACCAAAAGATGAGGTGAAATATTTAGATCCTGAATCGACGGTCAGACAGGCATTAGAAAAGATGAAACATCATCGATTTACGTCCGTTCCGCTCGTCGATAATAAAGGTAAATATGCAGGGACATTAACGGAAGGGGATGTCTTGTGGGCGCTCGAGGCTAATCTAGAGCATGCAGACTACGATCACGTCTTGCAAACACGATTAACGGATATTAAACAACGTGTTCGTTATAAACCAGTCTCGATTACTGCGCAAATGGAAGAGATGATTGAGGTCATTACGGACCAAAACTTCGTTCCTGTCATCGATGATGGAAAGCACTTTATTGGAATCATTCGTCGTCGGGATATCATTGATTATTTCGCGAAAAAAGTAGCGCGCGAGAATGTCAGTTACTAA
- a CDS encoding methyl-accepting chemotaxis protein — protein MRLPITRRLFIGLILLPALTLGVSTWFSYDQTSRTVDQLVDSTSQTALKQLEQSFSRIIDDTKKDTTLLAGLPSNREDGTLPNYIDTTKQPDASEAPSQKATDIYNVLEKYGSSKIENSFIQYADTKGGYLNWPKQDVAPGYDPRKEIWYKQALENSSTVAMSEPYYDSATKLSIIGFSKATLDAQANIKGVLSVYKSINRLAEDMKRIEIGQKGFVFSYTQDGKVVTHPNRNYFFKKINQLREDGKAYFSAPKSMLEQESGTKIMDVAGKKSVVIWQTSSKTGFKLAVVLDYASLYAPKEAMLNQSLINFVVAIALATLFAWLIGRSINRPLSMLRREALAIASGDLRTQHRPKRFIRDELTDLSANFDAMRARLRQTILAMTTSATTVRDASEELSNNATHVQKASRHIGQTMEEIAAAGETQTKQAERSSHAVYGVKERSTAMQQVASTTLSEVASVASAATRGSDVTKQTISDLLSHSDSLEKEIENTSDFLGKRSDEIGKILGTLQAISSQTNLLALNAAIEAARVGEQGRGFAVVASEVRKLAEESDESAKQIKQLLDNIQQETHTAMSAMHHVMSDLKLSLESVKTTGDDFERIAGSVHHVSNRTEVLTGDIEALTLATEEVSDAMGTILALTEENAAGLETSAASIQETNATLESVTTAAAHLAHIAGDLHALTLEFQLDETVSEKHLIEEQEDVLSSEPDTSHSADDAYAEVASTELTEHDIETNDLEVETGHEEDPTPESSPSPTNP, from the coding sequence ATGCGCCTCCCGATCACCCGTCGTTTGTTCATCGGGCTTATTTTGTTGCCTGCTCTTACTCTCGGTGTTTCCACTTGGTTTTCGTATGACCAAACAAGCCGAACTGTCGATCAACTGGTCGACTCGACATCCCAAACTGCTTTAAAGCAACTCGAACAATCGTTTTCCCGCATCATCGATGATACTAAAAAAGATACAACACTCCTTGCCGGACTCCCTTCCAACCGTGAAGACGGTACTCTACCGAACTACATAGATACAACCAAACAACCCGATGCTTCGGAGGCTCCTTCTCAAAAAGCAACAGATATCTATAATGTCCTTGAGAAATATGGCTCCTCAAAAATCGAAAATTCATTTATCCAATACGCTGATACGAAAGGCGGCTATCTTAACTGGCCAAAACAAGACGTCGCACCTGGATACGATCCTCGAAAAGAGATTTGGTATAAACAAGCGCTGGAGAATTCAAGCACTGTCGCCATGAGCGAGCCTTACTATGATAGCGCGACGAAATTATCCATCATCGGTTTCTCTAAGGCGACACTAGATGCTCAAGCGAACATCAAAGGTGTATTGTCTGTTTATAAAAGCATCAATCGTCTTGCTGAAGATATGAAACGGATTGAAATCGGACAAAAAGGATTTGTTTTCAGCTACACACAAGACGGTAAGGTCGTCACGCACCCGAACCGAAATTATTTCTTCAAAAAAATCAATCAACTACGTGAAGACGGAAAAGCATATTTCTCTGCTCCAAAGTCCATGTTAGAGCAAGAATCCGGTACGAAGATCATGGACGTCGCCGGAAAAAAATCGGTCGTCATTTGGCAAACTTCTTCGAAAACAGGATTCAAACTAGCCGTCGTACTGGATTACGCTTCCTTGTATGCGCCTAAAGAAGCCATGCTCAATCAGTCATTGATCAATTTCGTCGTTGCGATCGCCCTCGCGACATTGTTCGCTTGGTTGATCGGGCGTTCGATCAATCGCCCGCTGTCGATGCTCCGTCGTGAAGCATTAGCAATCGCATCAGGTGATTTGCGAACACAGCATCGTCCTAAACGATTCATCCGGGATGAATTAACAGACCTCAGTGCAAACTTCGACGCGATGCGCGCGCGCCTGCGACAAACGATTCTAGCGATGACTACATCCGCTACGACCGTTCGCGATGCGTCAGAAGAGCTCTCAAACAATGCGACTCATGTACAAAAGGCTTCACGTCATATCGGACAGACAATGGAAGAAATCGCTGCTGCTGGTGAAACTCAAACGAAACAAGCCGAACGTTCTTCCCATGCTGTATACGGTGTCAAGGAACGTTCTACAGCAATGCAACAGGTCGCATCCACGACACTTTCTGAAGTCGCTTCCGTCGCTTCCGCTGCTACACGAGGAAGTGACGTGACGAAACAGACGATTTCTGATCTATTGAGCCATTCGGACTCATTGGAAAAAGAAATCGAGAACACTTCTGATTTCTTAGGCAAACGTTCTGATGAGATCGGAAAGATTCTTGGAACGCTGCAAGCCATCTCGAGTCAGACGAATTTACTCGCCCTCAACGCAGCAATCGAAGCCGCACGTGTTGGTGAACAAGGACGTGGATTTGCTGTCGTCGCGAGTGAGGTAAGAAAACTGGCCGAGGAGAGCGACGAATCCGCTAAACAAATCAAACAGCTCCTCGATAATATTCAACAAGAAACACATACTGCCATGAGTGCGATGCACCATGTCATGAGTGATTTGAAGCTGTCTCTTGAGTCTGTCAAAACGACAGGCGATGACTTCGAGCGCATCGCAGGATCCGTACATCATGTCTCGAATCGAACAGAAGTATTGACTGGTGACATCGAGGCGCTGACGCTTGCTACGGAAGAAGTATCCGATGCCATGGGAACCATTCTTGCTTTAACGGAAGAGAATGCAGCAGGTCTTGAGACAAGTGCTGCAAGTATTCAAGAAACAAACGCAACACTTGAATCCGTGACGACGGCAGCGGCTCACCTCGCTCACATCGCAGGTGATCTCCATGCGCTCACATTGGAATTCCAGTTAGACGAAACCGTATCTGAAAAACATTTGATCGAAGAACAAGAAGACGTCCTTTCATCAGAACCCGACACAAGCCATTCTGCTGACGATGCCTACGCGGAAGTCGCAAGCACAGAATTGACGGAGCACGATATCGAAACGAATGATCTTGAAGTCGAGACGGGGCACGAGGAGGATCCAACACCTGAGTCCTCTCCGTCTCCTACGAATCCATAA
- a CDS encoding helix-turn-helix domain-containing protein: MNPLSPSDLTQIAEHLFGMTGFFISYQNQEHVSIELRPSAPKHPANLLIEDTWPTLKNHRPLLHTLKDGTAYLFVDVPDQGMYRIGPVLLQSALFRAHIQDETYHQFYKVLPRTTENRLIDCAHLLYRLLHGEGLSSRDIDHVSDIQEEEIPLVSEAPSHTGVTAYRKAWQREQQIIDWISSGQSERLATTYSLPAYGEFGTLARHQPLRAEKNLLLGTVLLSARAAIRGGLEPDEAFSLSDRMIETIEAATSIAELRNRHVRITVSFAEAVKEIQALRHSPHVLAAIRYIQQHLYDPLSVSSISQAIHVSSNYLSVLFKDETGLPLARYVIRERIREAKRLLRSSDDSLLTISNRLHFSSQSHFSQAFKQITGETPTHYRQKTDF, translated from the coding sequence ATGAATCCCTTAAGCCCCTCAGACTTGACACAAATCGCGGAACATTTGTTTGGGATGACTGGTTTTTTTATTTCCTATCAAAATCAAGAGCACGTCTCAATCGAGTTACGTCCTTCCGCACCCAAGCATCCAGCTAATCTATTGATTGAAGATACGTGGCCTACTTTAAAAAATCATCGCCCTCTACTTCATACCTTAAAAGACGGAACGGCTTATCTGTTCGTAGACGTTCCTGACCAAGGCATGTACCGGATCGGTCCCGTTCTCTTACAGTCAGCACTTTTTCGGGCTCATATTCAAGATGAGACCTATCATCAATTTTATAAAGTTCTACCCCGAACGACGGAAAATCGTCTGATCGACTGTGCCCATTTGCTCTATCGCCTTCTACATGGTGAAGGATTGTCCTCTCGTGACATCGATCATGTTTCAGATATACAGGAAGAGGAAATTCCTTTAGTGTCTGAAGCCCCTTCGCACACAGGTGTGACCGCCTATCGAAAAGCTTGGCAACGCGAGCAACAAATCATCGACTGGATCTCATCCGGACAGAGCGAACGGTTGGCGACGACCTATTCTCTTCCCGCATACGGTGAGTTCGGAACACTCGCACGTCACCAACCACTCCGAGCAGAAAAGAATCTACTTCTAGGAACGGTTCTTCTAAGCGCACGTGCCGCTATTCGTGGGGGACTCGAACCAGACGAAGCCTTTTCGCTTAGTGATCGGATGATTGAGACGATCGAAGCTGCGACGAGTATTGCAGAATTGCGAAATCGTCACGTTCGGATCACGGTATCTTTTGCGGAAGCCGTCAAAGAAATACAGGCGTTGCGTCATTCGCCACACGTCTTAGCTGCCATTCGATACATTCAGCAGCATCTCTATGATCCTTTATCGGTCTCGTCCATCAGTCAGGCGATTCACGTATCCTCCAACTATTTATCCGTTTTATTTAAAGATGAAACGGGTTTACCGCTGGCTCGTTACGTCATTCGTGAACGGATTCGCGAAGCGAAAAGATTGCTACGTTCATCTGACGACTCGCTATTGACGATTTCAAACCGACTGCACTTTTCAAGTCAAAGTCATTTCAGTCAGGCCTTTAAACAAATCACGGGCGAGACGCCTACTCATTACAGACAAAAGACAGATTTTTAG
- a CDS encoding bifunctional glycosyltransferase/CDP-glycerol:glycerophosphate glycerophosphotransferase has translation MNSISVIIPVYQTESQAKAAIQSVLDQHVSIPVEIVVVFDGPSSYVDDIRALYPTCTIIEQSHQGVYAARRNGVQAASGDYVIFLDSDDILAPRALYTYIKAYEKSRGEVIIGKISPVYNKKKWLMPIDDDRYFFYSRTKFNSRHLTTIHGWMIKKELLQTLPSFETTWFADTLIAHTVISQLTNITSVNYIVYGRNSRSTPLDGQSLFQLRDITTLSDISRIYGILSAETKDEEVQKFLNTWYKRFISKRGRTLLERSSSNTQQAEVFNHVAYDLKRMPSKSKYLQAWSTGSYAMFKLYITAVKTKRSLRTARRKKIKNGLMLYRLFQKMPIKDNLVLFESFLGRSYSDNPKALYLHLKEKHPELELVWIFAQEPSDEVKEACPNWVLRNSFTYYQYMARAKYWIFNTRQPLSLKKREETIYLQTWHGTPLKRLGLDMEDVHMAGTNAIRYKKNFYNQAQEWNYLISPNAYSSEIFKSAFGFQNTMLETGYPRNDLLYADNQAGLISEIKTRLNIPADKKIVLYAPTWRDDEFIARGKYRFDLQLNLNEMQARLGDEYVVLLRMHYLIAQNMDISGHEGFAYDVSSYGDIAELYLISDILITDYSSVFFDYAHLQRPMIFFTYDLEKYASTLRGFYFDFEEVVPGPLLKETDQVIDYIEQIDTKSVAYQEKYDRFLERFCSLDDGTASERVLAELFPSTAQSTVEDESTETE, from the coding sequence ATGAATTCAATTAGTGTGATCATTCCAGTCTATCAAACCGAATCTCAAGCAAAAGCTGCGATTCAATCCGTTCTCGACCAACACGTTTCGATTCCTGTAGAAATCGTCGTTGTCTTTGATGGACCAAGTTCTTATGTCGATGATATTCGTGCACTATATCCAACGTGTACCATCATCGAACAATCACATCAAGGTGTGTATGCGGCTCGACGTAATGGAGTTCAAGCTGCTTCAGGAGACTATGTCATCTTTTTAGATAGTGATGATATTCTTGCTCCCCGTGCGCTTTACACATATATCAAGGCATACGAGAAGTCTCGTGGGGAAGTCATCATCGGTAAGATCTCCCCTGTCTATAATAAGAAGAAATGGCTGATGCCAATCGATGACGATCGTTACTTCTTTTACTCGCGCACGAAGTTTAATTCGCGTCACTTGACGACAATCCATGGATGGATGATCAAAAAAGAATTGCTTCAGACATTGCCTAGCTTCGAAACGACATGGTTTGCGGATACGCTCATCGCCCATACTGTCATTTCGCAGTTAACGAACATTACTTCCGTCAACTACATCGTGTACGGACGGAATTCAAGAAGTACACCACTGGATGGTCAATCGCTCTTCCAACTACGTGACATTACGACACTCTCAGATATCTCTCGAATTTATGGCATATTATCAGCAGAGACAAAAGATGAAGAAGTCCAAAAATTCTTAAATACGTGGTATAAACGGTTCATTTCAAAACGTGGACGTACATTACTCGAACGGAGTTCATCTAATACTCAACAAGCAGAAGTCTTCAACCATGTCGCTTACGACTTAAAGCGGATGCCATCAAAGAGTAAATATCTACAAGCTTGGTCAACGGGATCGTACGCGATGTTCAAGCTGTACATTACTGCTGTCAAAACAAAACGTTCCTTACGTACGGCGCGTCGTAAAAAAATTAAAAATGGTCTTATGCTATATCGACTATTCCAGAAGATGCCGATCAAAGACAATCTCGTCTTATTTGAAAGTTTCTTAGGGCGGAGTTACTCTGACAATCCGAAGGCACTTTACCTTCACCTAAAAGAAAAACATCCGGAACTAGAACTTGTTTGGATTTTCGCTCAAGAACCTTCTGATGAAGTGAAGGAAGCATGTCCGAATTGGGTACTTCGAAACAGCTTTACGTACTATCAATACATGGCTCGTGCGAAATACTGGATTTTCAACACGCGTCAGCCGCTCAGCTTGAAAAAACGCGAAGAAACTATTTATCTTCAAACATGGCACGGTACGCCATTAAAACGACTCGGTCTTGATATGGAAGATGTGCATATGGCTGGAACGAATGCGATTCGCTACAAAAAGAATTTCTATAACCAAGCGCAAGAATGGAACTATCTGATTTCGCCAAACGCGTACTCGAGCGAAATCTTCAAGAGCGCATTCGGGTTCCAAAATACGATGCTTGAAACGGGCTATCCTCGTAACGATCTCTTATATGCCGATAATCAAGCGGGTCTCATCAGTGAAATCAAAACACGCTTAAATATTCCGGCTGATAAAAAGATCGTCCTTTATGCACCGACATGGCGAGATGATGAGTTCATCGCGCGAGGAAAATACCGATTCGACTTGCAATTGAATTTAAATGAGATGCAAGCACGCCTCGGTGACGAGTACGTCGTCCTTTTACGGATGCACTACTTGATTGCTCAAAACATGGATATCAGTGGACACGAAGGATTCGCTTACGATGTCTCTTCATACGGTGATATCGCAGAACTCTATCTGATTAGTGACATCCTGATCACGGACTACTCATCTGTGTTCTTCGACTATGCACACTTGCAACGTCCAATGATCTTCTTTACGTACGATCTAGAGAAGTATGCTTCAACGTTGCGCGGATTCTACTTCGATTTCGAAGAAGTCGTCCCTGGACCACTTCTGAAGGAAACAGATCAAGTCATCGATTATATCGAACAAATCGATACGAAGTCCGTCGCTTACCAAGAAAAATACGATCGCTTCCTCGAACGGTTCTGTAGCTTAGATGATGGTACGGCGAGTGAACGCGTTCTTGCTGAATTGTTCCCAAGTACAGCACAATCAACGGTCGAGGACGAATCAACAGAAACGGAATGA